Genomic segment of Ewingella sp. CoE-038-23:
TGTCGGACAGTGACAGCAAGAGTGCGTCAGTCACTCCGCGCGCGCCGCAGTTGCAGTCTCCGCTGCTGCCGCGCCCGGCGGGTGTCAGTCAGGATAATTGGGAAACTTTCTAAGCCTGTCGCCCTCCCCGTGAAATGCGCCCCATCGGGCGCATTTTTTTCGCCTGTTTAGCCGGGCAATTGCGGGGTATGCTGAAGCACCAGGGGCAACGACATGACAGGAGGTTTTTATGCATTACCCGGACGTGTATATCGGCGCGGTCAAACCCTATGACAATGACCGACCGAGCGACATCGGCAAGCGGCAGGTAGACGGTATTTTACAGCTCAAAGCGCTAGGGTTAGAAGGTGACGAGCAGGCCGAAAGCAGCTACCACGGCGGGCCAGATCGCGCCTTATGCCACTTCCCCCGCGAGCACTATGCGTGGCTGCGCCAGCACTTTCCCGAGCAGGAAGAGCGTTTCCATCCGCCCGCCTTTGGAGAAAATTTATCCACCCTCGGCCTGACCGAAGCTAACGTCTTTATCGGCGATATTTTCCGTTGGGGCGACGCGCTGATTCAGGTCACTCAGCCGCGATCCCCCTGCTACAAGCTCAATACCTTTTTGCACTGCCCGCAGATGTCGCAGGTGCTACAAGACACCGGTAAATGCGGCTGGCTCTACCGCGTGATCGCCACTGGCAGCGTGAGCGGAGATAAACCCTTTGAATTGATGACCCGCAACAGCGACGTGTCGGTGGCTGAGGCGATTTCCATCGCTTTCAACATGCCTTTCGACGAAGAGCAGTATCGCCGATTAATGAACGCAGCGGGGCTGTCCGCCAGCTGGAATAAAACCATGCAGATGCGGCTGATTAATCGCAAGATTGAGGATTTTGGCAGAAGGTTGTTTGGTTCGGCGGGTAAATAACGTCATGTTAAATAGCTGAAAAAGACATAATGTTAACCCATATCAATATCGTGGTATCTGGTGGGGCAACTTAACTTCCCCACCAGAGGACGTGTCGAATCAGGTGAATATAATAATTACTGCTATAAAATTTTCTGGTTTTCAAAATCGCTATTACAAATAAAAACGTCTGCATCTGTTGTAGATTCAATATCGCTTGGCTTACAGGTCTGTAAATATTTCTTAGTATTGATCTTGTGATCTTTATGCATTGACTCGAGTCGCGATATTCTCTCTTTACTCCCAATCAGATATACATCATGCTCCTGAAGACCAATATATAATATGATCGACAGGGAAAAAAGAATTACTGCGAGCATTGTGCTTTTTAATACTGGTGGTGGTACCCGGCTAGAAATCATTGTTATTGCATTTTTACTCTCAAGCCCTGTAACGGGAGGTTCTGTATATTGTTGTACAAGGCAATTATTATGCATCTCAATCGCCTCTCCTGCAGAAAGGAGCTTCTCTGATAAAATACTTATCTCATAGTTGGGATTTATCTTATAACCTAACCGTGGGGAGGTAAGTATTATATCCTCCAGCCCTAACTGTTTTAACTCCTTACGTAAAGAATATATAGTTTGTAGAAGACAATTATCGTTGGAATAAAAACCAAACTTTTCCCATACGTCAAAATGAAGTTGTTTTTTAGTCGTAACCTCATTATCCTTTGATTCTAACAATACGAGAAGACAACGCCCTTTCACCCCAGCAAGGCATCGACAAGTATTGTTGGTAATACTGGTAACTGTAAAATCATCCGCATCAAAACAGATGATATTATTTATAATAAACTTGCTATTCATTATATAGTTCCATGTTATTTATCCACCTGCATTTTAGTGACAACAACTAGCATGTCACTAGCTTTTTATGATTATTCATATGAAGATGTAAGAAAGTAGATTAATGAGTGAGTTATATTCCATAATAATTATATTATGTTTCTATATGTAAAAAAAATAAGTTTTCATAATATCAGTTAATGTTAAAAGATCACGCTTAGTGCTACATGGTTGTGAGGTATGTTACTGTATTTCGTTTTTATTTCACATTAATCAATCGACCAATAATAATTCTTAAAATATGACCGATATAATCAACTCCCAAAAAACCAATTATTACACTTACGATATCGGCCCACTCCAAACCCCATCCCATTATCATAATAATGTCTCTGGCTCCCCATGCGAAAAGCCCGCACATCGCAGCATCTAAAAAACATCTACGCAATCTCATATTACGATAAATATCGTGCAGAACTGCCATCGAAACAGATAACAGGGCATCAATCATTGATTGCCGACTTTCTGAAGAAAAACCTGTAAACAAGCCGCGAACTAGACCTATATACTTATGCATCACTGACTCCGTCAATTATAACTCGGACTCTATGGGGACATATTACCCCTTCAATATAAGCATGCACCTCTTATTTTATTAAAAAAATAAATATTGTATAAAATAACATTCAAGCCAACAAACCTCACGCAGTTAAATAAAACATGGGAACAATTAATAATTATTTATATAGAATGCTTTTTTATCATTTTTAATTTTAAAAAATGAATTTACATTAAAAATCGTCGTTACTATTCATGCAACATCATTTATCAATTAGCTATTCTCACACCCACTTCTCACACAGAGAAATAAGGATAAGATATTTTCAACGAGGAATACCCCTCGTATAAAAAAGGAAATACCAATGAAAACTACATTCAACGAAAAAAACATTCTGTCTGTGGCTATCGGCGCCGCACTTTTATTGTCAGCAGGTGCTGCCAGTGCTCACGGTTATATTAGTTCCCCAGCAAGCCGATCATTTTTATGTAGTCAGGGAGGCAACGTAGACTGCGGTTCAATCCAGTATGAACCCCAGAGCCTTGAAGGGCCAAAAGGTTTCCCGCAAGGAGGGCCGGCTGATGGACACATTGCCAGCGCTGGTAAAGATCAATACCATGAGTTAGATGCTCAAACACCCACACGCTGGAAACAAGTAGATCAAAAAACGGGAGACATGAACTTTGTCTGGACCCTTACCAAGGAACATGCAACTGAAAGCTGGGATTACTATCTTACTAAACCAGACTGGAATCAAAATAAACCACTCACTCGCGCAGATTTCGATTTAACACCTTTCTGCCACTATGATGGTAAAGGCCAAGTCCCCACTACGCCTGTTGTGCAAAAATGTACTATTCCCGCTGACCGGAAAGGCTATAACGTTATTCTGGGTGTCTGGAGTATTTCTGATACCAGCAATGCTTTTTATCAGGTTGAAGACGTAAACCTGAAATAATATTCCCTCTCAGGGAAAATTATTTAGTTAATTTTAAAAACAAACCACGTCTCGGGGCGTGGTTTTACATGGGTAATAAAAAAGCCCTGACGCCCTTAAGGAAGCCAGGGCTTTACTTTATTTTATTACGGTTTAATTAATGGAATAGAAAGTTCATTACGGAAAATATTGTGAGGATCAACATTATTCTTTGTGGCGATAAGCTGAGTAGATTTATCTCCGTAGTAGAGTCTTAACCAATTTTTATCTACTGTATAGCGAGACTCATCT
This window contains:
- a CDS encoding lytic polysaccharide monooxygenase, yielding MKTTFNEKNILSVAIGAALLLSAGAASAHGYISSPASRSFLCSQGGNVDCGSIQYEPQSLEGPKGFPQGGPADGHIASAGKDQYHELDAQTPTRWKQVDQKTGDMNFVWTLTKEHATESWDYYLTKPDWNQNKPLTRADFDLTPFCHYDGKGQVPTTPVVQKCTIPADRKGYNVILGVWSISDTSNAFYQVEDVNLK
- a CDS encoding phage holin, lambda family, with translation MHKYIGLVRGLFTGFSSESRQSMIDALLSVSMAVLHDIYRNMRLRRCFLDAAMCGLFAWGARDIIMIMGWGLEWADIVSVIIGFLGVDYIGHILRIIIGRLINVK
- the yiiM gene encoding 6-hydroxyaminopurine reductase, coding for MHYPDVYIGAVKPYDNDRPSDIGKRQVDGILQLKALGLEGDEQAESSYHGGPDRALCHFPREHYAWLRQHFPEQEERFHPPAFGENLSTLGLTEANVFIGDIFRWGDALIQVTQPRSPCYKLNTFLHCPQMSQVLQDTGKCGWLYRVIATGSVSGDKPFELMTRNSDVSVAEAISIAFNMPFDEEQYRRLMNAAGLSASWNKTMQMRLINRKIEDFGRRLFGSAGK
- a CDS encoding winged helix-turn-helix domain-containing protein, giving the protein MNSKFIINNIICFDADDFTVTSITNNTCRCLAGVKGRCLLVLLESKDNEVTTKKQLHFDVWEKFGFYSNDNCLLQTIYSLRKELKQLGLEDIILTSPRLGYKINPNYEISILSEKLLSAGEAIEMHNNCLVQQYTEPPVTGLESKNAITMISSRVPPPVLKSTMLAVILFSLSIILYIGLQEHDVYLIGSKERISRLESMHKDHKINTKKYLQTCKPSDIESTTDADVFICNSDFENQKIL